The following proteins come from a genomic window of Tepidiforma thermophila:
- a CDS encoding SDR family NAD(P)-dependent oxidoreductase: MERRFEGKVAVITGAAGGIGRAAVERFAQEGASIVAVDLPGTALDEVAAAAEAMGARAVAVPADVTRSADVERYVAAARDRFGRIDAFFNNAGIEGWIGPMLNYPEDQFDRVLAVNVKGVWLGMKYVAPVMAANGGGVIVNTASVAGLSGTPGIIAYGASKHAVVGMTKTAALELAPMRIRVCAVCPSPIETRMMRALERGINPDEPEAVHQQLAATNPLGRYGEPSEVAALVAFLCSSDASYLTGTIIPVDGGRMAR, translated from the coding sequence ATGGAACGCCGTTTTGAAGGGAAAGTCGCCGTGATCACTGGCGCAGCCGGTGGGATCGGCCGCGCCGCCGTCGAGCGCTTCGCGCAGGAGGGCGCCAGCATCGTCGCGGTGGACCTGCCCGGCACCGCGCTCGACGAAGTCGCCGCCGCTGCCGAAGCCATGGGTGCGCGCGCCGTCGCCGTCCCCGCCGATGTCACCCGCTCGGCCGATGTCGAACGGTACGTCGCCGCCGCCCGCGACCGCTTCGGACGCATCGATGCCTTCTTCAACAACGCCGGCATCGAGGGCTGGATTGGGCCCATGCTGAACTACCCCGAGGACCAGTTCGACCGCGTGCTCGCGGTCAACGTCAAAGGCGTCTGGCTCGGCATGAAGTACGTCGCCCCGGTCATGGCCGCGAACGGCGGCGGGGTCATTGTCAACACCGCCTCGGTCGCCGGCCTGAGCGGCACGCCGGGCATCATCGCTTACGGTGCGAGCAAGCACGCCGTCGTCGGGATGACGAAAACTGCTGCTCTTGAGCTTGCCCCCATGCGCATCCGGGTCTGCGCCGTCTGTCCGTCGCCGATTGAAACGCGCATGATGCGCGCCCTCGAACGCGGCATCAACCCCGACGAGCCCGAAGCGGTCCACCAGCAGCTCGCAGCCACCAACCCGCTCGGGCGCTACGGCGAACCCTCAGAAGTTGCTGCCCTCGTCGCCTTCCTCTGCAGCAGCGACGCCAGCTACCTCACCGGGACGATTATCCCCGTTGACGGCGGCCGCATGGCCCGCTGA
- a CDS encoding MFS transporter: MEYRWRVLAAVAFGTYMATMDFSIVNVALPTLAREFDRSPDTVVWAALVSSLVVTGLTLTAGRAGDLYGRKRVYIVGWAIFTIGMALASIAQTFEQLVAMRFIQSVGVALAIANGNAIVSEAFPPEQRGQALGTTGAVVGAGLMSGPILGGLILEAFSWHAIFALRVPIGIVALLLAWLVIRPSAPAAAVSGRRMDVPGALALFITLSAFLVAVNRGQAWGWTSAPILGLGAAGVVAFVAFLRVEARTPSPVVALSLFRIRAYSVGVSSLALNFAGQSAVTFLLPFYLQEVKGYSTGRVGLIVATVPLMMLLLSPLSGRISDRHRVTHQATLGIALVSLGLLSLATITAETSALGIVARLAIVGIGTSIFMSPNSATIMNSVPPDRLGTASASVATARNIGNAVGLALASAVLVAVATASAGYRPERIADLPEAAIVAGVRAAFLVAGFAAAAAIVASLFRGERRAPLASSPVALRDPLEKSAP, translated from the coding sequence GTGGAGTACCGCTGGCGCGTCCTGGCTGCCGTTGCCTTCGGCACCTACATGGCCACGATGGACTTCTCCATCGTCAACGTTGCGCTCCCCACCCTCGCCCGCGAGTTTGACCGCTCCCCCGATACCGTCGTCTGGGCCGCCCTCGTGTCCAGCCTTGTTGTCACCGGACTCACGCTCACCGCCGGCCGCGCCGGCGACCTCTACGGCCGGAAACGGGTCTACATCGTCGGCTGGGCCATCTTCACCATCGGCATGGCCCTCGCCAGCATCGCCCAGACCTTCGAACAGCTCGTGGCAATGCGGTTCATCCAGTCTGTCGGGGTGGCCCTCGCCATCGCCAACGGCAACGCCATCGTCAGCGAAGCCTTTCCCCCGGAGCAGCGGGGCCAGGCGCTCGGCACCACGGGAGCCGTCGTCGGCGCCGGCCTCATGTCCGGCCCGATCCTCGGCGGCCTCATCCTCGAAGCCTTCTCCTGGCACGCCATCTTCGCCCTCCGCGTGCCGATTGGCATCGTCGCGCTCCTGCTCGCATGGCTGGTCATCCGCCCCTCCGCGCCCGCAGCCGCCGTCAGCGGTCGCCGCATGGACGTGCCCGGCGCCCTCGCCCTGTTCATCACCCTCAGCGCCTTCCTCGTCGCGGTCAACCGCGGACAGGCCTGGGGCTGGACCTCCGCCCCAATTCTCGGCCTCGGAGCTGCCGGGGTGGTCGCTTTCGTTGCCTTCCTCCGGGTCGAGGCGCGCACGCCCAGCCCCGTCGTTGCGCTTTCCCTTTTTCGCATACGGGCCTACTCGGTCGGTGTCAGCAGCCTGGCCCTCAACTTCGCCGGCCAGTCCGCCGTCACCTTCCTCCTGCCGTTCTACCTCCAGGAGGTCAAAGGCTACTCCACCGGGCGGGTCGGGCTCATCGTTGCCACCGTTCCCCTCATGATGCTGCTCCTTTCGCCGCTCAGCGGCCGAATCAGCGACCGCCACCGCGTCACGCACCAGGCCACGCTCGGCATCGCCCTCGTGTCGCTCGGGCTCCTCTCGCTCGCCACCATCACCGCCGAAACCTCCGCGCTCGGCATCGTCGCGCGGCTCGCCATCGTCGGCATCGGCACCTCGATCTTCATGTCGCCGAACAGCGCCACCATCATGAACAGCGTGCCGCCTGACCGGCTCGGCACCGCCTCGGCGAGCGTCGCGACGGCCCGCAACATCGGCAACGCGGTCGGCCTCGCGCTCGCCAGCGCGGTCCTTGTCGCGGTCGCCACGGCCTCCGCAGGCTACCGCCCTGAGCGCATTGCCGACCTGCCCGAAGCAGCCATCGTCGCCGGCGTCCGTGCGGCCTTCCTCGTCGCCGGGTTCGCCGCAGCGGCCGCCATCGTCGCATCCCTCTTCCGCGGCGAGCGCCGCGCACCGCTCGCATCATCGCCCGTCGCCCTCCGCGACCCGCTCGAGAAATCCGCACCCTGA
- a CDS encoding ABC transporter permease subunit, with product MSLLTIQPPVRALARKELRELRRHRMIVLTATILPVAFLVLPVLNLLFYDPARAIGGPDFAVGQAMFCFFLAPVIMPATMAAYSIIGERDQGTLEPLLTLPLSDRQLLAGKVIAILLPTLAASFGIFILYMAIVAAIVEPPVRGPALDPAWPLGMLLAAPLLALFSTMTGLFFSARSKDVRIAEHLSGLILLPSMLPVLLVVTRTIEPSLLTWLTMAVVLAAIDAGLWRLVVRAFDRERAISTI from the coding sequence ATGAGCCTGCTGACCATCCAGCCGCCCGTCCGCGCCCTCGCCCGCAAAGAGCTCCGCGAACTCCGCCGCCACCGCATGATCGTCCTGACCGCCACCATCCTGCCGGTCGCCTTCCTGGTGCTCCCCGTGCTCAACCTGCTCTTCTACGACCCAGCGCGGGCGATCGGCGGCCCCGACTTCGCCGTCGGACAGGCGATGTTCTGCTTCTTCCTGGCACCGGTCATCATGCCTGCAACCATGGCCGCCTACAGCATCATCGGCGAGCGCGACCAGGGCACGCTCGAACCGCTCCTCACCCTCCCCCTCTCCGACCGGCAGCTCCTCGCCGGCAAGGTTATCGCCATCCTCCTCCCGACCCTCGCCGCCTCCTTCGGCATCTTCATCCTGTACATGGCCATTGTGGCCGCAATCGTCGAACCGCCCGTTCGCGGGCCGGCGCTCGACCCGGCCTGGCCGCTCGGCATGCTCCTTGCGGCCCCGCTCCTCGCGCTCTTCTCGACCATGACCGGGCTCTTCTTCTCCGCCCGCTCGAAGGACGTGCGCATCGCCGAGCACCTGAGTGGGCTCATCCTCCTCCCGTCGATGCTCCCGGTTCTTCTCGTCGTCACGCGGACCATCGAACCATCGCTCCTCACGTGGCTGACCATGGCGGTGGTACTCGCTGCCATCGACGCTGGACTCTGGCGGTTGGTTGTGCGCGCCTTCGACCGGGAGCGCGCCATCAGCACCATCTGA
- a CDS encoding ABC transporter ATP-binding protein, whose product MKGAGPAIECEAVSRRFGERLALDRLTLSVERGEVLGLLGPNGSGKTTTLRILATLLQPHAGTARILSWDVARQPMEVRRSIGVMPERPSLYDRQTVEANVRFWAEAHQLPDAAIAVARALAFAGVADRREDLVGSLSKGLKQRVALARAIVHRPPVLLLDEPSSGLDPSAAAAMEGLIRDLAREGTAVLLNTHRLAEAERLCDRVAILREGRLLQLGTPLQVRAALLGHIVEVELAGVVDAPVRRAVESFPAVREVWWGASALRCRLLNAERDTPDLVARLVSAGARIVAVRPAGDLERAYLELMSQPLPGSLAA is encoded by the coding sequence GTGAAGGGCGCGGGACCGGCCATCGAGTGCGAGGCAGTCTCCCGTCGTTTCGGGGAGCGCCTCGCCCTCGATCGCCTCACCCTCTCCGTCGAACGCGGCGAAGTCCTCGGCCTGCTCGGCCCGAACGGCTCGGGCAAAACAACCACCCTCCGCATCCTCGCCACCCTCCTCCAGCCCCACGCCGGCACCGCTCGCATCCTCTCGTGGGATGTCGCCCGCCAGCCGATGGAGGTGCGCCGCAGCATCGGCGTCATGCCCGAGCGTCCCAGCCTCTACGACCGCCAGACCGTCGAGGCCAACGTCCGTTTCTGGGCCGAAGCCCACCAGCTGCCCGACGCCGCAATTGCCGTCGCGCGCGCCCTCGCCTTCGCCGGCGTCGCCGACCGTCGCGAGGACCTCGTCGGCAGTCTCTCGAAAGGGCTGAAGCAGCGCGTCGCCCTCGCCCGCGCGATTGTCCACCGGCCTCCCGTGCTGTTGCTGGATGAGCCCTCGAGCGGTCTCGACCCCTCTGCGGCCGCGGCCATGGAGGGGCTCATCCGCGACCTCGCCCGCGAGGGGACCGCAGTCCTGCTGAACACGCACCGGCTCGCCGAAGCCGAGCGCCTCTGCGACCGCGTCGCCATCCTCCGCGAAGGCCGCCTCCTCCAGCTGGGGACGCCCCTGCAGGTCCGCGCTGCCCTCCTCGGCCACATCGTCGAAGTCGAACTCGCCGGCGTCGTGGATGCGCCCGTCCGTCGCGCCGTAGAGTCCTTCCCCGCAGTCCGTGAAGTCTGGTGGGGTGCCTCGGCCCTCCGCTGCCGCCTGCTCAACGCCGAGCGCGACACCCCCGACCTCGTTGCCCGGCTCGTCAGCGCCGGCGCCCGGATCGTCGCCGTCCGCCCCGCCGGCGACCTCGAACGGGCCTACCTCGAACTGATGAGCCAGCCGCTCCCCGGGAGCCTCGCCGCATGA
- a CDS encoding universal stress protein → MRALVPLDGSETALAIMPAVRRLAEMAPGIALHLVTVLDPQAVRGRMERPVTEPLGAAVGTATIRIPAPRLIESHGEAIARKSIEWREKLEEVARRELPGTDTHVHIEWSHHTAKAIIELANELDVDVIAMATHGRSGLSHLLAGSVAEEVIRDSGRPVLVVRGR, encoded by the coding sequence ATGCGTGCACTGGTTCCCCTCGACGGCAGCGAGACGGCCCTGGCGATCATGCCGGCGGTGCGCCGCCTGGCGGAGATGGCGCCCGGGATCGCACTGCACCTGGTCACGGTGCTGGACCCCCAGGCCGTGCGGGGACGCATGGAGCGGCCGGTCACGGAGCCGCTCGGGGCGGCGGTTGGGACCGCAACCATCCGGATCCCGGCCCCGCGGCTCATTGAGAGCCACGGGGAAGCGATCGCCCGGAAGTCGATCGAATGGCGTGAGAAGCTCGAGGAGGTTGCCAGGCGGGAGCTGCCCGGGACGGACACCCACGTCCACATCGAGTGGTCGCACCACACGGCGAAGGCGATCATCGAGCTGGCGAACGAGCTGGACGTCGACGTGATCGCGATGGCCACCCACGGGCGTTCCGGGCTCTCTCACCTTCTGGCAGGGAGTGTTGCCGAGGAGGTGATCCGCGACAGCGGGCGGCCGGTCCTGGTGGTGCGGGGGAGATAG
- a CDS encoding geranylgeranyl reductase family protein codes for MPAQFDAIVVGAGPAGSTAARELAAAGARVLVLDKAEFPRYKACGGGIPRRTSRLLPFPIDPVVEDEVALLDISLHGRCRFVRDSGEPFAAMVMRERFDTLLLDYARRAGAEFRPRAAIRALEPDPTGVTARAEDGFSARAEILIAADGAHSPVGRMAGLGTDLAECAAYEVEVRAPAARVRANRATAFIDLGYRPWGYAWLFPKAEVLSIGIVLPPGQAGEMKSHVAAYLRRLGLDGAPVDIARGHKIRFRRGRERIASERVLLAGDAAGLADEFTQEGISYAIESGRIAARAVLRSLSSGVPLQRYQDDIDREIMPELRAARVIAHMFYGMLGRYPGPWMRATRAIPYLWSAFFAVQRGESTYAREAARVPLLPGIAARRLARQDRAR; via the coding sequence GTGCCAGCCCAGTTCGATGCCATCGTAGTCGGCGCCGGGCCTGCCGGGAGCACCGCCGCACGCGAACTCGCCGCCGCGGGCGCGCGGGTCCTCGTCCTCGATAAGGCCGAATTCCCCCGTTACAAGGCCTGCGGCGGCGGCATCCCCCGCCGCACTTCCCGGCTCCTTCCGTTCCCCATCGACCCCGTCGTCGAAGACGAGGTGGCCCTCCTCGACATCTCCCTCCACGGCCGCTGCCGGTTCGTCCGCGACTCCGGCGAGCCGTTCGCCGCAATGGTTATGCGCGAGCGATTTGACACCCTCCTTCTCGACTACGCGCGCCGGGCCGGCGCCGAATTCCGCCCCCGCGCGGCCATCCGCGCGCTCGAACCGGACCCCACAGGCGTGACCGCCCGCGCCGAAGACGGCTTTTCCGCCCGCGCTGAAATACTCATCGCCGCCGACGGCGCCCACTCGCCGGTCGGCCGGATGGCCGGCCTCGGGACCGATCTGGCCGAGTGCGCCGCCTACGAGGTCGAAGTGCGTGCACCTGCAGCCCGGGTCCGCGCCAACCGCGCCACAGCGTTCATCGACCTGGGCTACCGCCCCTGGGGCTACGCGTGGCTCTTCCCAAAGGCCGAAGTCCTCTCCATCGGCATCGTCCTGCCCCCCGGACAGGCCGGTGAGATGAAGTCTCACGTCGCCGCCTACCTCCGCCGCCTCGGGCTCGACGGCGCGCCTGTCGACATCGCCCGCGGCCACAAAATTCGCTTCCGTCGCGGCCGCGAGCGCATCGCGTCCGAACGGGTACTCCTCGCCGGCGACGCCGCCGGCCTCGCCGACGAGTTCACTCAGGAGGGCATCTCCTACGCCATCGAGTCCGGGCGCATCGCTGCCCGCGCCGTCCTGCGGTCGCTCTCCTCGGGAGTACCGCTCCAGCGCTACCAGGACGACATTGACCGCGAGATCATGCCCGAGCTCCGCGCCGCCCGGGTGATTGCCCACATGTTCTACGGCATGCTCGGCCGATACCCCGGCCCCTGGATGCGCGCCACCCGCGCCATCCCGTACCTCTGGAGCGCCTTCTTCGCCGTCCAGCGCGGCGAATCCACCTACGCCCGCGAAGCTGCCCGCGTCCCGCTCCTTCCCGGCATCGCGGCCCGCCGCCTCGCCCGCCAGGACCGCGCCCGCTGA
- a CDS encoding endonuclease III domain-containing protein: protein MDPRGIIARLAPVYGMPVLQPSGDPLAELVLTILSQNTSDTNSGRAFIALMRSFPSWKAIAEAPLEEVVHAIQPGGLARQKAPRIQAALRAVEARSPDFDLGFLRDLPLEEARAWLRALPGVGPKTAACVLLFALGRPALPVDTHVERVAKRLGLVPPSATADRAHDLLEALVDPADYYPFHMLLIKHGRRTCSARRPACERCPLIECPARTAAVEDPAAPA, encoded by the coding sequence ATGGACCCCCGCGGCATCATCGCGCGCCTCGCGCCGGTCTACGGCATGCCCGTCCTCCAGCCGAGCGGCGACCCCCTCGCCGAGCTGGTCCTCACCATCCTCAGCCAGAACACCTCCGATACCAACAGCGGGCGCGCGTTCATCGCCCTGATGCGCAGCTTCCCGTCCTGGAAAGCCATCGCTGAGGCGCCGCTCGAGGAGGTGGTGCACGCGATCCAGCCCGGCGGGCTCGCCCGCCAGAAGGCCCCCCGCATCCAGGCCGCTCTGCGCGCCGTCGAGGCACGCTCGCCCGATTTCGACCTCGGCTTCCTCCGGGACCTCCCGCTCGAAGAGGCCCGCGCCTGGCTTCGTGCCCTCCCGGGGGTCGGACCCAAGACGGCCGCGTGCGTCCTCCTGTTCGCGCTCGGCCGCCCGGCGTTGCCCGTCGATACCCACGTCGAACGCGTCGCCAAGCGCCTCGGCCTCGTCCCTCCGTCTGCGACCGCCGACCGTGCCCACGACCTCCTCGAAGCGCTCGTCGATCCCGCTGACTACTACCCGTTCCACATGCTCCTCATCAAGCATGGGCGCCGCACCTGCTCGGCCCGCCGGCCTGCCTGCGAGCGCTGCCCGCTCATCGAGTGTCCCGCGCGCACGGCCGCCGTTGAGGACCCGGCTGCGCCCGCGTAG